In Nitrospiria bacterium, the genomic window CCCTGGTGTTTTGGGAGATGCTCAATCAATGGAATGTGATTCTTTTATGAACCATTTTTTAGATTTTCCCCATTATACTCGCCCGGTCCAGTTTCGAGGGATGAATGTTCCGGAGGTTCTGTTATCGGGTAATCATGAAGCAATCCGATGTTGGCGGAAAAAGCAAGGAGTGAAAAATACCTTGCAGAAACGGCCCGATTTGCTAAGCCAACGGTCCCTGGACACAGAAGAAAAACGGTTTTTGGAGGAGATTCAAGAGGAAAGGGTTGGTGATCCCGGTAAGAAATGGGCGTGTTGAACCCCCAAGCGTCCGCGTCTTTTTCAAAGGGACTTTATCGATGGATTTTAAATTTGCAATGTCATGCCGAGCATGATTTGATTTTTAAGGAGGCAAAACCATTATGAAACGATTAGAACGGCTTGAGCGAGGCCTTCAAAAAAAGGACATTCCGTCTTTTCAAATTGGTGATACCGTTCGGGTTCACCTCAAGGTTCGTGAAGGAGAAAAGGAACGCATACAGGTTTTTGAAGGGGTCGTCCTTGGCCGCAAAAGGGGAAGAAACCGCGAGACCTTTAGAGTCCGTAAAGTTTCCTACGGCGTTGGGGTCGAAAGGATTTTTCCGATCCATGCGCCTTTCCTGGAAAAAATAGAGGTGGTTCGGGAAGGGAAAGTGCGAAGGGCCAAGCTGTATTACCTGAGGGAGCTAAGAGGTAAGGCTGCCCGTGTCAGTGAGCGATCTGCGGTGGTAGAAATTCCGAAAAATATTCTGGAACCAGAAGCGGACTTGGTTGCCGCCGAGCCGGTGATTAGTGCTGAGGTCAAAGCCGAAGGGTGACCCTTTGGACAGCCTTTTGAACAGATTTTCCCTTTTTTTAAAATTTTTCTAAGGTGCCTGCCTGAAGAAAGGGTTGCGCCCAGGAGATTGCAAAATTTGCAATTCTCTCCGTGGCCGTCCTGGGCATCTGGTGGAAGGAAGCCAGGTTGCCGGGGATTAAGCAGGGTGGAAATATTTCAATATTTTCAATCCTTTTGGGCTGCAGCCTTCATCATGTCTTTTGTTCTCAAAAGCTCCTTTTGTCAAGGTTTTTTCAAAAAGGGAATAACCCTTTTCCCCCATTGGCCTATTTTCCGAGATTTATTTTTTCAAAAGACGTCAAAAACTGAAATTTTTGGTACACTTTTAACGAAAAACCATCCGGTTTTATTGGGCCCTTGACATACGAATTCAATGAAAAAGTTGAGGATGAATTAGAGCGGGCAAGGCTTCAAACATTGCTCGTTTTTGAGAGAGAATGTTATCGTCAGGGGTTTCATTGTGTCGCCGGATTAGACGAAGCGGGGCGGGGACCCCTAGCGGGTCCGGTGGTGGCCAGCGCCGTCATTTTACCGGTTGAACTTTTGGTTCCCGGGTTAGATGATTCTAAGAGGTTAACCCCCAAGGAGAGATTGGTTCTCTATCCGCTTATTTTTGAAAAGGCATTGGGCGTGGGTATTGGGGTGGTGGACCATGACGTGATTGATAAAATCAATATCCTTCAAGCAACCCTTTTGGCAATGAGTGAGGCCTTACAGGATCTTGGGGTTTCTCCCGATTTTCTTTTGGTAGATGCCCTCAAGGTGCCCCGGACTGACATTCCCCAAAAAGCCTTGATCAAAGGGGACCAACGGAGTTTATCCATTGCTGCTGCTTCGGTGGTTGCAAAAGTGACACGGGACCGTCTCATGCAGGATTACCATCAGCGATTTCCGGAATACGGATTTTTATCCCATAAGGGGTATCCCACCCCTGAGCACCTGAGAAGAATACGGCAATACGGGCCCTGTGCCATTCACCGAAAAACCTTTCGCGGGGTGGAACAGCCCCCCATTCCATTTTAGAAGGAGGCCGGTGTGTCCAGAGAAATTGGGCTGGAAGGGGAAAGAGAAGCGGCGCGATATTTAAAGAAAAAAGGATATGCTATTATTACGAAAAATTTTAGGGCTCCCGGCGGAGAGGTCGATATTATTGCCCGGGATGGGAAGACTTTGGTTTTTGTGGAAGTCAAAACCCGGAAAGGGGGCCAGTTCGGAGAAGGTCATTGGGCGGTGGATGCAAGAAAGCGAAAACATTTGACCTTGGCGGCGATGGCCTATCTGGTCAAGAAAGGGATTCGGAATCGGCCGTGCCGGTTTGACTTAGTGGTTTTGGATCAAGAAGCGGGTCTCCCTCCAACACCGCGGTTCGAACTG contains:
- the rplS gene encoding 50S ribosomal protein L19, producing the protein MKRLERLERGLQKKDIPSFQIGDTVRVHLKVREGEKERIQVFEGVVLGRKRGRNRETFRVRKVSYGVGVERIFPIHAPFLEKIEVVREGKVRRAKLYYLRELRGKAARVSERSAVVEIPKNILEPEADLVAAEPVISAEVKAEG
- a CDS encoding ribonuclease HII; its protein translation is MTYEFNEKVEDELERARLQTLLVFERECYRQGFHCVAGLDEAGRGPLAGPVVASAVILPVELLVPGLDDSKRLTPKERLVLYPLIFEKALGVGIGVVDHDVIDKINILQATLLAMSEALQDLGVSPDFLLVDALKVPRTDIPQKALIKGDQRSLSIAAASVVAKVTRDRLMQDYHQRFPEYGFLSHKGYPTPEHLRRIRQYGPCAIHRKTFRGVEQPPIPF
- a CDS encoding YraN family protein, producing the protein MSREIGLEGEREAARYLKKKGYAIITKNFRAPGGEVDIIARDGKTLVFVEVKTRKGGQFGEGHWAVDARKRKHLTLAAMAYLVKKGIRNRPCRFDLVVLDQEAGLPPTPRFELIKNAFDAEFQEMG